The sequence below is a genomic window from Streptomyces sp. B21-105.
CGTGCACGGGCTGACCGTGACCGAGGCCAGCGGCTACGGCCGGCAGCGCGGCCACACCGAGGTGTACCGGGGCGCCGAGTACCAGGTCGACCTGGTGCCCAAGGTCCGCATCGAGGTCGTCGTCGAGGACGCGGAGTCCGAGGCCGTCATCGACGCGATCGTGCGGGCCGCGCACACCGGCAAGATCGGCGACGGCAAGGTGTGGGCGCTGCCGGTGGAGACGGTCGTCCGGGTCCGCACGGGCGAGCGCGGTCCGGACGCGCTCTAGCCTCCGGCGGTCTGGCCGATTCTCGTCGGCGGGTGAGCGGGGGCCTGTCGCGCCCCGCGGCGGAGCCGTATGACGCCGGCGCCCCGCACCCCGTCGGGGCGGCTTCGCCGGCGGCGTCGGATCAGGAGCCACACCCCTGCGGCGATGCCGGCCGCCGCGACCGCCAGGACCAGCCACGGCGCCGCCACGAACGACGCGGTCGCCGATTCCTGCGTCCTCGTGGCCGTCGCCGTCAGCTTCACGTCCGCCCGGTCGAGGTGGGGGGCGTCGGTCCAGCGTTCGGTGAGGCGGACGCGCTGGCCGGGCAGCAGCTGGGAGGGGACCTTCGTCAGACGGCGGTCGAGGAGCGTGCGGCCGAACAGGCCCCGCGCCGTCAGCCGCACCTTCGGATCGAGGGTCACGTTGCCCGTGTTGTGCAGGGTGTAGGAGATCGTCGCGGTGCTGTCGCCGAAGCCCGGGACCAGCGGCTGGTGGTGGCTGATGTGGACGTCCTCGACGGCGAGCGCGGGCACGGTGGGGCCGCCGACCTGGAGGTAGACGCGGGCGGCGACCGCCCGCTGCACGCCGAGCGCGACCGAGCCGTCGCCCCGCTCGACGCGTTCGTCGAGGGCGACGACGGCCCCCGGATGGTCGCCCGGCTCGGCGCCCTCGGGCACCCGGACGGTGAACGGCACGGTGACGGTCTTGCGGCCGGGCACGGTGATCCGGTCCCGCGACAGCTCGGCCCACGCGCCCACGCCCCGCATCCGCTCCCCGAGCGACCTGACGGCGAACCCGCCGTCGCGTGCGGTGTTGTAGGCGTCGGCCGCGTACAGCCGGAAGGTGAGGGGCGCATCGGTCTTGTTGGCGACGACGACCTTGTCCTCGATCGTCTGGCCGGGATCCGCGGAGACGTAGAAATAGGGCCGCGCGGCGACGGCCGAGGCGACGGGGTACACGGACCAGCTGCCGTTGTCGGCGGCCCGTGCGGGCGAGGGCGCGGCGAACAGCAGGCCCAGCAGGAACGGCAGGAGGAGGACGTACGGCTTGCGCATGGGTGCGGACCCCCCACGTACGGGCTGCGGCGGCTGGGTGGACGGGCGGGTGCGGACCTGTGGGGCGGGCGCCCGGCCACCGGTGGACATGGTGCGTGGGATCAGCTGAGCGTGAGGGTCAGGACGCCGGCGTAGGCGCCCGGAGGCGTGAACGACGGTACGTCGAGGGACAGTTGGGCATTGGCGGTGAACTCGCCGCCGGTGGCCGTGCCGTCGGGCGTGGACGCCAGGGTCGCCCCGGATGCGCCGACGGTGCCCGCCGAACCGGCCTGACAGGTGCTCGGGCTGCCCGCCTTGGTGGTGCACGCGGGCGTCCAGCTCAGCCTGCCGGCGTCGATCTTGGCTCCGGAGCCGCTGAAGTCGGTGACCTTGCCGGTCAGGGACCAGCCGGCGGGTCCGCCGCGGAAGTCCTTGACGGTCACCGTCTGCAGGGCGCCGGTCGAGGCGCCGCCCTGGCCGAACTCGACCCCGGACAGCTGGACGGCGTCCCCGGCCTGGGACATCGACAGCGTGCCTGCGCGGACCGTGGTGGTCACCTTCTGGCTGCCGTCCGGCACGGGCTGGTCGTCGATGACGACGTACGCGACCGGTCCGGCGCCGAGGTCGGCGCTCCAGGCGCTCCCCTCGTACGCCACCACGCCGTTCGTGGTGAGGTCGCTGACGACGAGAGAGCCGGAGATGTTCCCCTGCCCGTTCGCGGTCACGGTCGCGGTGTCCGCGGTCTGGGCGGATCCGGACCGGCCGGCCAGGGTGACCGACGCGCCCGGCGTGAAGCCGCTGCCGGTGACCGCGACGCTCGCCCCC
It includes:
- a CDS encoding P-II family nitrogen regulator produces the protein MKLITAIVKPYRLDEVKTALQELGVHGLTVTEASGYGRQRGHTEVYRGAEYQVDLVPKVRIEVVVEDAESEAVIDAIVRAAHTGKIGDGKVWALPVETVVRVRTGERGPDAL
- a CDS encoding WxL protein peptidoglycan domain-containing protein, with product MRKPYVLLLPFLLGLLFAAPSPARAADNGSWSVYPVASAVAARPYFYVSADPGQTIEDKVVVANKTDAPLTFRLYAADAYNTARDGGFAVRSLGERMRGVGAWAELSRDRITVPGRKTVTVPFTVRVPEGAEPGDHPGAVVALDERVERGDGSVALGVQRAVAARVYLQVGGPTVPALAVEDVHISHHQPLVPGFGDSTATISYTLHNTGNVTLDPKVRLTARGLFGRTLLDRRLTKVPSQLLPGQRVRLTERWTDAPHLDRADVKLTATATRTQESATASFVAAPWLVLAVAAAGIAAGVWLLIRRRRRSRPDGVRGAGVIRLRRGARQAPAHPPTRIGQTAGG
- a CDS encoding beta-xylosidase gives rise to the protein MGSTPRSSRRRHWASLLGATALAVTAGGALACPAGAATDVSYPTHCVPPPIAGIPPIDGTTTARITVDDTAPEVGDTVTVTYTVVSPAASNPTDLALPADIMTPTGSVTLGGAQTGSITVTGPKKNDPVPGKGAFPSFSMTGTFTVTSPGAITLSPGDYNIHTSYILELDTPCTVTDPPAPVSETVTAADNPPANTRAIQLGSASGSPGASVAVTGSGFTPGASVTLAGRSGSAQTADTATVTANGQGNISGSLVVSDLTTNGVVAYEGSAWSADLGAGPVAYVVIDDQPVPDGSQKVTTTVRAGTLSMSQAGDAVQLSGVEFGQGGASTGALQTVTVKDFRGGPAGWSLTGKVTDFSGSGAKIDAGRLSWTPACTTKAGSPSTCQAGSAGTVGASGATLASTPDGTATGGEFTANAQLSLDVPSFTPPGAYAGVLTLTLS